Proteins co-encoded in one Trueperella abortisuis genomic window:
- a CDS encoding ABC transporter ATP-binding protein yields the protein MNILQCHNLTCGYTGPLFAPLDLELNPGETVAIMGRSGVGKTTLLTTILGMNRPLGGIVVINGIDVHQLKFDQLARLRSTTIGTVFQNGELLSGYSALDNVMLPRLLWDKHDPTVQDEAAQLLRELDVEKTRMAEQLSGGERQRTALARALINNPAVILADEPTGALDADLRDEAMDLLLAQVRRRQCCLMLVTHDPAIAQRADRIIKLVRQEI from the coding sequence ATGAACATCCTTCAATGTCACAACCTCACATGTGGCTACACCGGTCCGTTGTTTGCTCCGCTCGACCTTGAGCTCAACCCTGGCGAAACCGTCGCTATCATGGGTCGTTCTGGCGTCGGTAAGACGACCCTGTTGACGACCATTCTTGGAATGAACCGTCCGCTTGGTGGCATTGTTGTCATTAATGGAATTGACGTTCACCAGCTCAAATTCGACCAACTCGCACGGCTGAGATCGACGACGATAGGTACCGTATTCCAAAACGGTGAACTCCTCAGCGGTTATAGTGCCTTGGACAATGTGATGCTGCCGCGCTTACTCTGGGACAAGCACGATCCAACCGTGCAAGATGAAGCCGCACAACTCTTGCGTGAGCTAGACGTGGAAAAAACACGTATGGCTGAACAACTATCTGGTGGAGAACGGCAACGAACAGCTCTGGCTCGGGCTCTCATCAATAATCCTGCGGTGATCCTTGCAGATGAGCCCACCGGAGCACTCGATGCAGACTTGCGTGACGAGGCCATGGATCTGTTACTTGCCCAGGTACGACGGCGTCAATGCTGTCTCATGCTCGTCACGCATGATCCTGCCATCGCGCAAAGAGCCGACCGAATAATCAAGCTGGTACGCCAAGAAATATAG